The proteins below are encoded in one region of Lactuca sativa cultivar Salinas chromosome 3, Lsat_Salinas_v11, whole genome shotgun sequence:
- the LOC111880194 gene encoding uncharacterized protein LOC111880194, protein MQIVNILVYGEGLIDYCITHLRLYKRTIYAMERETIGKRFTTSVNSGRERGPLFLAGKMSPFPLKGVPTRPHKHMHRLLQRSTNEASIPALSSSTVPQFGTVPVPASNTTSTQTFTRITSTPPLVGTISAPRSTPSSTPAPSSTSASKTTFTSATTTPPMFGTLSMPSSTPAPSSAPSSTPTPSSTPLSTPAPSLIPSSTPLPSSTPSSRTAPTTPLDEQNETRIDGRLRITVQAKELSPSGKCSYIIKKSFLDKVDPKGYKWATLSEETKQFYWEEFQKKCYWDVAIGNSVKAAWEHKAKERYRQYIYDMSTRNPTHEKPSHIEQQVWNAWNAIWSSDEFKKKSEQNKINRRKGVVGGKAPPTHNGGSASHKQIAIDIEEYTGKAPSVYDVFMFTHTKDHDGKTFLDEKAKKVHDFIESRRADLELLGEEVDENELFYTAVGGHDRKRRVYGLGSYGRSIFPGNSSEACSSPDTNLEKHHLEAKIQKLEETIEQQRVDLDEVRNTINDMRNMIN, encoded by the exons ATGCAGATTGT AAATATTCTTGTTTATGGTGAGGGACTCATTGATTATTGTATCACGCATTTAAGGCTTTACAAGAGAACTATTTATGCT ATGGAAAGAGAGACAATAGGGAAAAGATTTACTACATCGGTGAATTCAGGGAGAGAAAGGGGTCCACTCTTT CTAGCAGGAAAGATGTCTCCATTCCCATTGAAAGGAGTTCCAACAAGGCCACACAAACATATGCATCGCTTGTTACAAAGGTCTACTAATGAAGCATCTATACCTGCATTGTCATCATCTACAGTCCCACAATTTGGTACTGTACCCGTGCCTGCGTCCAACACTACATCCACACAGACATTCACACGGATAACTTCTACTCCTCCACTAGTTGGTACTATATCAGCCCCACGATCCACCCCTTCATCCACACCAGCCCCATCATCTACCTCTGCATCCAAAACGACATTCACATCAGCAACAACTACCCCACCAATGTTTGGTACTCTATCAATGCCTTCATCCACACCAGCTCCATCATCAGCCCCTTCATCAACACCAACTCCATCATCTACACCTTTATCCACACCAGCTCCATCATTAATCCCTTCATCAACACCACTTCCATCATCCACCCCTTCATCCAGAACTGCTCCGACGACACCGCTTGATGAACAAAACGAAACACGAATAGACGGACGCTTACGTATTACAGTTCAGGCAAAGGA GTTATCACCTTCAGGTAAATGTTCCTACATAATTAAAAAATCGTTCCTAGATAAAGTGGACCCAAAAGGATATAAGTGGGCAACTTTAAGTGAAGAGACAAAACAATTTTATTGGGAAGAGTTCCAG AAAAAATGCTATTGGGATGTTGCAATTGGTAACTCAGTTAAGGCTGCTTGGGAACATAAGGCCAAAGAAAGGTATCGACAGTATATCTATGACATGAGCACAAGAAATCCAACCCACGAAAAGCCGTCTCACATAGAACAACAAGTGTGGAATGCTTGGAATGCAATATGGAGTTCAGATGAGTTCAAGAAAAAATcagaacaaaataaaataaataggcGTAAAGGGGTAGTGGGTGGAAAAGCCCCACCTACTCATAATGGAGGATCTGCTTCTCATAAACAAATTGCTATTGATATC GAGGAATATACCGGAAAAGCTCCATCAGTCTATGATGTATTCATGTTTACTCATACTAAGGATCATGACGGAAAGACATTCCTAGATGAAAAGGCGAAAAAAGTTCAT GATTTTATTGAGTCTCGACGTGCGGATTTGGAACTATTAGGAGAGGAAGTGGATGAAAATGAGTTGTTTTATACAGCTGTTGGAGGACATGACCGTAAAAGAAGAGTTTATGGGCTTGGATCATATGGAAGATCCATTTTTCCTGGAAATTCTTCTGAAGCATGCAGTTCACCGGATACAAATTTGGAAAAACATCATCTAGAGGCCAAGATCCAAAAACTAGAGGAAACTATTGAGCAACAAAGAGTCGACTTGGATGAAGTGAGAAACACGATCAATGATATGAGAAACATGATTAACTAG
- the LOC122197516 gene encoding uncharacterized protein LOC122197516, producing the protein MSNTARSWMYDRLDADGYISPIFTNGLKTFIEFACSNQSFMDGDKIKCPCKKCLNRAFQEVEVAKFHLSKFGFIPNYYLWNKHGETSIGSTSFGMDDTHSPFNEHHDPSYSEMVMDAAGYDFIERTFDEDPNPEDKKFFDMLEAADRELWSGCKKATQLSVAARLLNIKSEYRIPEQCFNAICQLMKDGLPEDNNMVDSLYETKKLIQALGLPVEHIDCCRSGCMLYWRDNKDLDQCKFCEAQRYKSSTNSSKCSRVAYTRMHYLPLTPRLKRLYASQATAASMRWHAEDHGHDVGVMCHPSDSEAWKKFDINHPSFAAERRNVRLGLCTDGFQPHGTSGSQYSCWPIIITPYNLPPSMCMKEPYMFLTAIVPGPKNPKDKLDVFLEPVIDELKKLWEEGVLTYDVSLRQNFQMRAALMWTISDFPAYGMLSGWSTAGKLACPHCGKSSQAFRLPNGKKISWFDCHRRFLKSNHPFRLSKTKFTKNRVERRNPPPIMTGAAILREIKDYGFVKVTEANSYVVNKSCNKVKCGWKKRSIFWDLPYWKTNLIRHNFDVMHVEKNFFENLFYTVMDVKNKTKDNVGARADLKLLCNRKGFDKNQVTGEYPRAPYALSKEQKKVICKWVESLTFPDGYVSNLGRCVDLSTCKVFGMKSHDCHVFMQRLLPIAFREMLPKKVWEAITELSLFFKRLTASVITVEDMKRIEDEIPIILCKLEGIFVPGFFDSMEHLPIHLPYEAKIAGPVQYRWMYPFERLLHQLKKDVKNKARVEGSICNAFLVREASIFCSYYFEPHVYTRNRKVPRNDDGGAQDDDEEKLTIFSHPGRPYGKLKRRRLTDMEFNAAHSYILVNEEKVQPEYEKLLKDLYPDISEHDLQAEVDKNFASWFENYARQNQIKNKYIYDLSRKPLRTVKLYNVYFVNGYKFHTESYGAHKSTMNSGVCISSESCDYYGRLVEILEVEYPGLPVKSTILFKCDWYDPTPDIGVKVHNQYKLVDINKRRKFKKFEPFFLAMQAAQVCYIPYPSMRQNMSDWLAVCKVKPRGWIDVQNSDYQKDVAFQEDEVEANEIICSTEEPSTSAHDETVEYGDMSSNVSDDESNDNNEGEFEYSSTTNEEEDVGGDDHFDYDSD; encoded by the exons ATGAGCAATACGGCTAGGAGTTGGATGTATGATAGACTAGATGCCGATGGATATATTTCACCTATTTTCACAAATGGATTGAAGACATTCATTGAATTTGCTTGTAGTAATCAAAGTTTTATGGATGGAGATAAAATTAAATGCCCTTGCAAAAAATGTCTAAACAGAGCATTTCAAGAAGTTGAAGTTGCAAAGTTTCACTTGTCTAAGTTTGGTTTTATTCCGAACTACTATTTATGGAATAAACATGGAGAAACATCAATAGGTAGTACTTCATTTGGGATGGATGATACACACTCTCCTTTTAATGAACACCATGATCCCTCTTACAGTGAAATGGTTATGGATGCTGCCGGTTATGACTTTATAGAAAGAACTTTTGATGAGGATCCAAATCCAGAAGATAAGAAGTTCTTTGATATGCTAGAGGCTGCTGATAGAGAATTATGGTCAGGTTGTAAAAAAGCAACTCAATTGTCTGTTGCCGCTAGACTATTGAATATCAAATCAGAATATCGCATCCCTGAGCAATGTTTTAATGCAATATGTCAATTGATGAAGGATGGGTTACCAGAAGATAATAACATGGTTGATAGTTTGTATGAGACAAAGAAGTTAATACAAGCACTTGGTCTACCTGTGGAACATATTGATTGTTGTAGGTCTGGATGCATGTTATATTGGAGGGATAACAAAGATCTTGATCAATGCAAATTTTGTGAAGCGCAGAGGTATAAATCTTCAACAAATTCTTCTAAGTGTTCACGTGTAGCTTACACCCGAATGCATTACCTGCCTTTAACTCCAAGGTTGAAAAGATTATATGCTTCTCAAGCAACAGCCGCTTCGATGCGATGGCATGCTGAGGATCATGGTCATGATGTTGGAGTTATGTGTCATCCATCTGATTCCGAAGCTTGGAAGAAATTTGATATCAATCATCCTTCATTTGCAGCTGAAAGGCGTAATGTTAGGTTGGGCCTATGTACAGATGGATTTCAACCCCATGGAACCTCAGGATCACAATATTCGTGTTGGCCCATTATCATTACACCTTATAATTTGCCACCGTCTATGTGTATGAAAGAGCCTTACATGTTTTTGACTGCAATTGTGCCTGGACCCAAGAATCCTAAGGATAAGTTAGATGTTTTCCTTGAACCTGTTATTGACGAACTAAAGAAATTATGGGAAGAAGGTGTCTTAACATATGATGTATcgttaagacaaaattttcaaatgAGAGCCGCTTTAATGTGGACAATTAGCGATTTCCCGGCTTATGGAATGCTATCAGGTTGGTCAACTGCAGGGAAGTTAGCATGTCCACATTGTGGAAAATCTTCACAAGCATTTAGGCTTCCAAATGGTAAGAAGATTTCTTGGTTTGACTGCCATAGAAGATTCCTCAAATCTAATCACCCATTCAGACTAAGTAAGACTAAATTCACCAAGAATCGGGTAGAAAGAAGGAATCCTCCTCCAATTATGACAGGTGCAGCAATTTTAAGGGAAATTAAAGATTATGGTTTCGTAAAAGTGACAGAAGCTAATTCTTATGTAGTAAATAAATCATGCAACAAGGTTAAGTGTGGTTGGAAAAAGAGAAGCATATTTTGGGATTTGCCATATTGGAAAACAAATCTTATAAGACATAATTTTGATGTTATGCATGTTGAGAAAAACttttttgaaaatttgttttacaCCGTAATGGATGTTAAAAACAAGACAAAGGATAATGTAGGCGCAAGAGCTGATTTAAAACTATTATGTAACAGAAAAGGGTTTGATAAAAATCAAGTTACAGGCGAGTATCCAAGAGCACCTTATGCATTATCTAAGGAACAAAAGAAAGTCATATGTAAATGGGTAGAAAGTTTGACATTCCCAGATGGTTATGTTTCAAATCTAGGGAGGTGTGTAGATTTGAGCACATGTAAAGTCTTTGGAATGAAGAGTCATGATTGCCATGTTTTTATGCAAAGGTTGTTGCCAATTGCATTTCGTGAGATGTTGCCGAAAAAGGTGTGGGAAGCAATTACCGAGTTAagtcttttctttaaaagattaacTGCATCGGTAATTACTGTTGAAGACATGAAAAGGATTGAAGATGAAATTCCCATAATTCTTTGTAAATTGGAAGGTATTTTTGTCCCCGGCTTTTTTGACTCAATGGAGCATTTGCCGATACATTTGCCATATGAAGCGAAGATAGCAGGTCCCGTCCAATATCGATGGATGTatccatttgaaag ATTACTCCATCAGTTGAAAAAGGATGTTAAAAATAAAGCTAGAGTGGAAGGTTCAATTTGCAATGCATTCTTGGTTCGTGAAGCATCAATATTTTGCTCTTACTATTTCGAGCCTCATGTTTATACACGTAACCGAAAGGTTCCTCGAAATGATGATGGAGGAGCTCAAGACGATGATGAAGAAAAGTTGACTATATTTTCACATCCTGGTCGCCCATATGGAAAACTCAAGAGGAGAAGGTTAACTGATATGGAATTTAATGCTGCACATTCTTACATATTAGTTAATGAAGAAAAAGTGCAACC CGAATATGAAAAGTTGTTGAAAGATCTATATCCTGATATAAGTGAACATGATCTCCAGGCAGAAGTGGATAAAAATTTTGCATCATGGTTTGAGAATTAT GCACGCCAAAATCAAATAAAGAACAAGTATATATATGATCTTTCTAGAAAACCTTTAAGGACAGTGAAATTATATAATGTCTATTTTGTCAATGGTTATAAGTTTCATACAGAATCATATGGTGCTCATAAATCAACAATGAATAGTGGAGTGTGTATAAGTAGCGAATCATGTGATTACTACGGAAGGTTGGTGGAAATATTAGAAGTTGAATATCCTGGTTTGCCGGTTAAAAGCACAATATTGTTCAAATGCGATTGGTATGATCCAACACCTGATATAGGAGTCAAGGTCCACAATCAATATAAATTGGTTGATATAAACAAACGAAGAAAGTTCAAGAAGTTTGAGCCATTTTTTTTGGCTATGCAAGCTGCTCAAGTTTGTTACATACCATACCCCAGCATGAGGCAGAACATGTCTGATTGGTTGGCTGTATGTAAAGTTAAACCTCGAGGATGGATTGATGTGCAAAATAGTGATTATCAAAAAGATGTTGCTTTTCAAGAAGATGAAGTTGAAGCAAATGAAATCATTTGCAGCACGGAAGAACCTTCCACAAGTGCACATGATGAAACAGTTGAGTATGGCGACATGTCAAGCAACGTTTCTGATGATGAAAGTAATGATAACAATGAAGGCGAGTTTGAGTATAGTTCAACgacaaatgaagaagaagatgttggAGGAGATGACCATTTTGATTATGATAGTGATTAA
- the LOC111880193 gene encoding phosphatidylinositol 3,4,5-trisphosphate 3-phosphatase and protein-tyrosine-phosphatase PTEN1-like produces MIKEFCESVHSWLSSDPKNIVLVHYMDGKGRIGLMVSSYLVYAGILAEEAHQVYADKGTTKYLQVMIPSQRRYVNYWHKSLTFFDGCLPEVNLPKPCTKEIRQIRLFDTKTIESVFFVVSEMQEVTGQRYRSPAVAYRNFCRKSRNSGFGNSEIEEEEPRNCLDHYFNEKPVQVTGDVCVIFYEKNIGGRLFYACFNTAFIENDSMKFSIKELDKVGNKGKSIAGSEFHVELLFSPANPNSNDS; encoded by the exons ATGATCAAGGAATTCTGTGAAAGTGTCCATTCATGGCTTTCAAGTGACCCAAAGAATATTGTCTTGGTTCACTACATG GATGGTAAAGGTCGGATAGGGTTGATGGTATCTTCTTACTTAGTTTACGCCGGCATATTAGCAGAAGAGGCTCATCAGGTTTATGCAGATAAAGGGACAACAAAATATCTTCAA GTGATGATTCCAAGCCAACGACGCTACGTTAACTACTGGCATAAATCTCTAACCTTTTTCGATGGTTGTTTACCAGAGGTCAACCTTCCAAAACCATGTACCAAAGAGATCAGGCAGATTCGACTTTTTGACACAAAAACCATAGAATCAGTCTTCTTTGTTGTGTCGGAAATGCAAGAGGTTACAGGACAGCGATATCGTTCACCAGCGGTTGCTTACCGGAATTTCTGTAGAAAAAGTAGGAACAGTGGTTTTGGGAACTCGGAGATCGAGGAAGAAGAGCCACGTAACTGTCTTGACCACTACTTTAATGAAAAACCAGTACAG GTTACTGGAGATGTTTGTGTGATATTCTACGAGAAGAACATTGGAGGTCGTCTCTTCTATGCTTGCTTTAATACCGCATTCATTGAAAATGACTCGATGAAG ttttcgaTTAAAGAattagataaagttggaaataaAGGCAAGTCGATTGCGGGTTCTGAGTTCCATGTAGAGTTACTCTTTAGTCCGGCGAACCCTAACTCTAATGACTCATAG